In Clarias gariepinus isolate MV-2021 ecotype Netherlands chromosome 1, CGAR_prim_01v2, whole genome shotgun sequence, one DNA window encodes the following:
- the LOC128520342 gene encoding ladderlectin-like, which translates to MGISELLGPFPPCPDGWSHFRGRCFKYQATKLDWASAERFCLNLGAHLISIHNEAEYRHAKSFIRSQDPSESPTWMGLFGCEKQFNWFWSDGTQLTFTKWNPGEPNFNEPNECCVHMNWLHNSGAKNWNDIPCHHAYPFVCVKGRIGPPIIPLK; encoded by the exons ATGGGAATCAGTGAGCTGCTTG GACCTTTTCCTCCATGTCCAGATGGCTGGTCTCACTTTAGAGGACGGTGCTTCAAATATCAGGCTACCAAACTAGATTGGGCTTCTGCCGAG agATTCTGCCTGAATCTCGGTGCACACTTAATCTCAATACACAATGAGGCAGAATATCGGCATGCCAAGTCCTTTATCCGTTCTCAAGACCCCAGCGAGTCTCCAACATGGATGGGCCTTTTTGGCTGTGAAAAG cAATTTAACTGGTTCTGGTCTGATGGCACACAATTGACTTTTACCAAGTGGAATCCAGGTGAACCAAATTTTAATGAACCAAATGAATGCTGTGTGCATATGAACTGGCTTCATAACTCTG GCGCTAAGAACTGGAATGACATTCCATGTCATCATGCCTATCCTTTTGTGTGTGTCAAGGGAAGAATCGGCCCACCCATAATTCCATTAAAATAA